atgtgcaacgattaattattgaaaacaattaagtcaatcaaattgtgaatgcaaatgaaaacagagaaaaaggtgaaaaatatcaaaattgcaaaaagcattaatcacacagaagatataaaaaaaatacatacgtcaataagaaaaatggacaaatgcaaaaaaattcacctcaataagaaaaatggataaatgcacaaaaatttcacttcaaatgaaacaaacacaaaataaaaattttcaatgtgtaaaaaatttaaaattgttttatgaaaccactgtaactattagttgcaactaataaacctagTAATAAAACATTatcttggtaccaattgtttctgctgcagctagttcaaaaatttcaccattcacaatatttcaaaaaagaaaaggtgccgttacacacttgtacaatgtttgttcagattccacaataagcactaaataatactaaataactaagaAATACAGAATCTAAAATTCACGAGTGACCATTCATTAAGTATAAAATTTTTAcgttaatatgaaatcaaaagtggagagagagagagagagagagagagagagagagagagagagagagagagagagagagagagagagagagagagagagagagagagacccaaacgcAATGAGGTTCTAAGTCAGAATGAAATTTTCTTTCGTATGGAAACTGAACAGTGGATTTCgtcgcacaaaacgttttggggccgagaaacagttactttcataaaaattctctttcaaaacaatatctaaagagaaattgaaattacaatcataaataacatttattattacgtgatttaagatGATAACTGTATtttaatgtgaaaggaataatgatttacaaagaaagcaaaactaaatgacaTCATTTTccaaagatgacgtatgcttaaatagaaggttctagaacaatcttacgaaaagatgatgcaatccttccaCGTGATTATTCGGCAAAGACATGCACGTTTGAAACCAGTCCTGTACGTTGTATGCtctacatgttccaaacagaaCTCCCTTATCAGAGgtgttgacatgttatgaaaacaaaacagagaccTCAAGCTCCCCTTATCTTGAGCGATGGTAAGTTATGGAAACAAATTCTAGCTTGGAACAGacaatgttaatctctctctcttttcacattctatgttataatcttaactttttaaaattatattatgtgaaatctgaacatatatttttagaacacactattactctaagctaaataaggaatctgaaaatgttgcaaacatttttcatatcaattcatacagtcaaagagaggaaatatgcgttacaaaagtagcaacatatatatatatatatatatatatatatatatatatatatatatatatatatatatagttaggcaCATAGATTCAACTATAGTATTTCTGATTTGAGCATACAAGGAAACAGGGACAATTAAAACAATTTCATACCATTATAAAGATTTCTGACTCATTATTATttgttcgtttatatatatacatatatcatatgttatatataaatatatatatatatatatatatatatatatatttatttatttatttctaatcctGCTGTCTTCCTTCTGCTCTTAGGATCCTGCTCCCAGTACGGCCACTCCTGCTTCGGGGCCCACGGCAAGAGAAATGGCGACCAATACCCGGCTCTGGAGGCCGGGCCCCTCTACCCAGCAGCCAATCAACTCTCTCCTCTGGAAGTGAAGGCCCAGGAAGAAGCCCTGTCATTGGACGAGCCAGCCGTCTCCAGCCCCGAAATCATTGCCAACGTCCGCAACTGGGTAAGCCTTGGTTTCCGACAGTTGGGGATGCTACAAGCTTTGGTATACCGTTGGTAAAGCTTAGAAGTGAATTTCATAAGGTATTTAATGTAATGCGAGatattatttgggaaaataacgtgtgtgtgtgtgtgtgtttgtgtgtatttgtttttgtgtACTTGCTTTCACTGGCTTGTATAGGTGTGTGCATACCTCTGTCTACATGTAGGACATGGTAAACTGATTAGCCTCTACAGTAAGCTGAGCTCTGAGATAGGGTCAGTggaactacattattattattattattattattattattattattattattattatttagaatatgaaacttattcatttggaacaagtccACTAAaggggcctttgacttgaaattcaagcatccaaagaatgtggtgaaaaaaaaagtatatcttagttttacccgaCAACTGAGCTGGTTAATTAACAGCtcacctagggctggcccgaaggattagatattttttacatggataggaaccaactggttacttagcaacgagacctacagcttattgtgggatccgaaccacattatatcgagaaatgaatttctaatcaccagaaataaataattcccctgattcaacgttggcagagcgggcaatcgaactcgcgactaccgaattggttGGCGAGCACGTAACCTACTCGTCCAACAAGAAATtcaaggaatatggtgttcattaaggaACTGAGAGAAGgccaagggaaatacagaaagaagagatttcactttataaaacggaaaaataaattagtaaattaaattgataaaaaagtattaaaatgcaagaagagtagcattagatagcaatgcattgcatcgtCGCTTGATATGAGTGACACTATCCAAACACGTTATTTAATCACCGTagacattactttaggttctttaaAGAGTGCCTTCCCCGCTTCAGccccattcattcctttaactgcacttccttttatattcactttcttccaccctacttacctcaaccctctcctaacgattgtttcacagtgcagctgcAGAAGGTTTCATTCTTATTAGCTACACCTTGAAAATCTttccactctcaatttccctttcagcgctgaatgacctcataggtcctacaAGCGCTTTctcggcctttggcctgaattctgtattctgtattctgttctcACACGATCTtagtgagcgcctcagtggcgtgatcggtatggtcttggtatgccacctcggtggccgcgagttcgattctctggtattccattgaggggttagagatatgtatttctggtgatagaaggtcaccctcggcgtggttcggaagtcacgtagagcccttggtcccgttgctgaataacccactggttccatgcaacgtaaaaacaccatagaagAAGTCACACGATCTTAGTGACATCATTTCAACAGCAAGATGTCTTCTTGCGACTTCTCTGTGTCGCGAAGAGGGGACTAGAACGGTTTACCGTTGTCATTACTTTGTACATACTGCCCTCATGCtagctttttaatatatttttaactgttttattattttattaattaattttttttaatgagctggatctcttctttctgtatttctctttaccttctcctccatcttcctaatgaacaccatcatattctttggcagcttgaatttcaagtcagtggtcccttttgtgggattgtaacatatgaatagtgttcatcgtctgagtaattaataataataataataataataataataataataataataataataatatgatgttcatggacgacatcaagctgtatggtaagagcatcaaggaaatagataccctaatccagactgtaaggattgtatctggggacatcaggatggagtttggaatagaaaaatgcgccttagtcaacatacaaaaaggcaaagtaacgagaactgaagggataaagctaccagatgggagcaacatcaaacacatagatgagacaggatacaaatacctgggaataatggaaggaggggatataaaacaccaagagatgaaggacacgatcaggaaagaatatatgcagagactcaaggcgatactcaagtcaaaactcaacgccggaaatatgataaaagccttaaacacatgggcagtgccagtaatcagatacagcgcaggaatagtggaatggacgaaggcagaactccgcagcatagatcagaaaaccaggaaacatatgacaatacacaaagcactacacccaagagcaaatacggacagactatacataacacgaaaggaaggagggagaggactactaagtatagaggactgcgtaaacatcgaaaacagagcactggggcaatatctgaaaaccagtgaagacgagtggctaaagagtgcatgggaagaaggactaataaaagtagacgaagacccagaaatatacagaggcaggagaatgacagacagaacagaggactggcacaacaaaccaatgcacggacaatacatgagacagactaaagaactagccagcgatgacaattggcaatggctacagaggggagagctaaagaaggaaactgaaggaatgataacagcggcacaagatcaggccctaagaaccagatatattcaaagaacgatagacggaaataacatctctcccatatgtaggaagtgcaatacgaaaagtgaaaccataaaccacatagcaagcgaatgcccggcacttgcacagaaccagtacaaaaagaggcatgattcagtggcaaaagccctccactggagcctgtgcaagaagcatcagctaccttgcagtaataagtggtacgagcaccaacctgaaggagtgatagaaaacgatcaggcaaagatcctctgggactatggtatcagaacggatagggtgatacgtgcaaacagaccagacgtgacgttgattgacaaagtcaagaagaaagtatcactcattgatgtcgcaataccatgggacaccagagttgaagagaaagagagggaaaaaatggataagtatcaagatctgaaaatagaaataagaaggatatgggatatgccagtggaaatcgtacccataatcataggagctctaggcacgatcccaagatccctgaaaaggaatctagaaaacctagaggctgaagtagctccagggctcatgcagaagagtgtgatcctagaaacggcacacatagtaagaaaagtgatggactgctaaggaggcaggatgcaacccggaaccccacactataaataccacccagtcgaattagaggactgtgatgagagcaataataataataataataataataataataataataataataataataatagccagatAAGACCTAAAAAAATATGCTTGTCTTCTGCATCGAGGAAGAGACTGCGCCAGATTAATAGGAGAGggagtttaattctctctctctctctctctctctctctctctctctctctctctctctctatctctctctctctctctctctctctctctctctctctctcttcttatagaCTCAAAGTATCTAGCGTATAACAATAAATTTCCATTACCCTAATTAATTGGCCGCCAAATATTTGCCGGTTGCTTAATTTATGTGGCGTAGATAGTTAATTAAGCCAGCTGGAATTGCAGCCGAAATACTTGTACGAAAgacatgagagagaaagagagaatctatacaacacacacacacatccatagcTATATTttaacatgtgtgtgtatatataatatatatattatatatatatctatatatatatattgcttccgCCGTCAAGTTAGTTTTATGTTTTGAAAAGGTGACGTTAGTTACTTAGTGAAGAATATTCTTGCACACTGCTCAATATACTTACTCATTATGCTACTTAATGAAGAATATTTCTGTAGGCTGGTCAATATACTTACTCATATTGTATATACTACTTAGTGCAAGAATATTTCTGCATACTGCTCAATATACTTACTCATTATACTACTTAGTGAAGAATATTTCTGCATACTGCTCAATATACTTACTCATTATACTACTTAGTGAAGAATATTTCTGCATACTGCTCTATATACTTACTCATTATACtattttaatgaagaatatttcCGCATACTGCTCAATATACttactcatatactatatatactacaagaATATTTCTGCATACTGCTCAATATACTTTCTCATTATACTACTTAGTGAAGAATATTTCTACATACTGCTCTATATACTTACTCATTATACTATTTAATGAAGAATATTTCTGTCGGCTGGTCAATATACTTACTCATTATACTACTTAGTGAAAAATATTTCTGCATACTGATCAATGTAGTTACTCATTATACTACTTAGTGAAGAATATATCTGCATACTGCTCAATATAATTACTTATCATACTACTTAGTGAAATATATTTCTGCATACTGCTCTGTATACTTTCTCATTATACTACTTAGTGAAGAATATTTCTGCATACTGTTCAGTATACTTATTCATTATACTACTTAGTGAAGAATATCTCTGTATATTACTCATTCAACTTCATCTGTGAGTGAACCTTTCAAGGGTCAGTTGTGTCCGAAGTTGGCTTcagaaactgacagtaaataCTGACGGTGCTTGACACCATCTAAAAGGACATCTCAGATGCAGGTTTGAAAGATGTGACGAGACAGACTCTCAGAATTGTAAAGTTCAATCGCATCTCTGACAACGTTCAAGTTACCAGTCCTTGAAGCTGGCttacagtactttttttttagcCACTTTTCAGTTTTATGGAAAGGCATCATCTTCGTGGGAATATTAGCTAACATTTTAAATCtctaaaggtttatttttttggttttgcttAATATCGTGAGTTTCATGTCTTTGTCTTTGAGACATATCTGCAGGCTTTAtgcttaatttgtttatttagtatttttaatgccCGTTTTTATTCGGCATtcatttttttgaaataattttgattttcatttattgtaaatgtttttttttcatttgttgcaaatgtttttttccattttcatttattgcaaatgttttttcatttgttttaaatgttttttttatttgttgcattttttttttcattttttgcaaatgtttttttttttcttatttaaaatgacttctaccttgttcatttttttaaaattatttcgaaGACTTTTTGCTGCATGCCATCTTTGGAAATTGATTTTCCTTGCTTTCAGCTctgctttt
The genomic region above belongs to Macrobrachium nipponense isolate FS-2020 chromosome 39, ASM1510439v2, whole genome shotgun sequence and contains:
- the LOC135210056 gene encoding uncharacterized protein LOC135210056, encoding MMSRIVLNLAVVFVCLLALSMQVHGSCSQYGHSCFGAHGKRNGDQYPALEAGPLYPAANQLSPLEVKAQEEALSLDEPAVSSPEIIANVRNWLSILGRRLRQRTSQSSGTSSAQNYAGYLQ